The Lewinellaceae bacterium DNA window AAAGTGGAAACGCCACTGACTCACACGCCGACCCTGGATGATGGCTCCGAATACAGCCCGGATGGCCAATACATCTATTTTAATTCCAATCGCACCGGCACCATGCAGGTCTGGCGCATGCGTCCCGATGGCAGTGACCAGACCCAACTCACTTTCGATGAGTTGAACGACTGGTTCCCCCACCCTACGCCTGATGGCAAGTCCATGATATTTGTCAGTTTTCTGCCGGAGGTTAATTCCGGGGATCATCCCTTCTACAAACAGGTCTATTTACGCACCATGCCCATCGAAGGAGGCACTCCCCGGGTCGTTGCTTACCTCTATGGTGGGCAGGGCACCATCAATACGCCAAGTTGGTCACCGGATGGAAGGTATGTGGCGTTTGTGAGTAATTCGAATTAGAGGTAGCAGGGGGAAAAAGGAGAAAGGAGAAAGGAGAAAGGAGTGAAGCCGTTTGTGCTGCAGTGGTGTGGAGGATGCGGTATGGGGTGTGTGGTATGTGGTGTGAGGTGTGCGGTATGGGGTGTGAGGTGTGTGGTTTTAATGAAATAGAAATGCAAGATGTATTCAATCCTTTATTCCATTATTTTGACATTGATCCCGGGCAACATGAAAAGTTATGAAGTACCCTATACCCACCATTCACTGACCATAACGGGGATGGGCGTTGACCAGCAATGGACGCAGGCACCCATCCTGCAAGATTTTTCCGCACCATGGAATGAAGGCTCTGTACCACATACCCAATTTCAGGCCCTGTGGGACGAGGTCAATTTCTATTTCCTGTTTCATGCGGAGGATGAAAACATCATCGCCCCCGGCGATCCGGACGATAAACGCGGCGTATTGCCATCGGACCGGGTGGAGATCTTTTTTAAGGCCAATGGAGGCATGGACCCTTACTATTGCCTGGAGATGGATCCCCGGGGAAGGGTGCTGGATTACATTGCCCGTTATTACCGCAAGGTTGATTTCGACTGGGAATGGCCGGAACAGGACCTGGAAGTTAAGGCATCGCATACGGATGATCATTATACGGTGGAAGGGCGGATCAGCCTGCAGGCATTGCGTGAAATGGGCATTCTCCGTGGTGATGAAATGGAAGCAGGCCTGTTTCGTGGGGACTATTACCCTGTAGAAGGTCATGATAATCAGGTGAACTGGATTTCCTGGATCAAGCCGGAATCCGTAAAACCAGATTTCCATATACCCAGTGCTTTTGGGAAAATGTTACTGGTCAGGTGACCCTGGCTTATTTATTGACACCCGCTTATCCCAGGCTTCCGGTTTCCAATCAGCACATAATGGCCCATACATCTGATAAATAGTTGTTTTTCAACTATTTAATACCTTCTCTACATATCTGCTTACAGGTTTACCCATAGATCAATTTCAAGGAATACCCATCCCACAATCCACAATTTCAAGGATATACCCCGCCATGATCCAGGTCGATCTTTGTACTGTACAATAAATCAAAAATCACCTTTATCATGAAAGCACAAAATAAAATCATCATCAAACACCTGAGCGGAAGCAAGGTGAACCAAATCGAAGAATTCAACTTCGACCAAACGGACCAGTTGTCCATTGGGCGTGAAAGCTCGAATGCCATTCAATTCAACCCCGAAAGTGATGCCATGGTCAGTCGCAAACATGCATTGATCACCTGGACCGACTTCGAACACTACCAGATCGAGGACCTCAACTCCACCAACGGAACGTACGTAAATGATGAAAAGATATCCGGTCCTAAAGAACTGCATGCCGGTGATACCATCCGGATGGGTTCCAACGGTCCTTCCTTTGAATTTGACCTGAATCCACGCCCGGCAAGCCATTTGGCTGCTACCCGGATGGTTTCCATCGGTGGTGGCAAAGCTACCGAGGAGCTGATACCGGTAGAATTGCAGGCAAGCGCCACGCCTCCGGTAAAAGATTCCATCGGAAAGCAAACTTTCGAGCGCGCCATCAAAGTGGAACGTTCACGTTCATCCAGGACGCTGGTCGCTTCCATTCTCGGTTTGGTGATCATCATTGCTGCTGGTGGATTTGCCTTTAAGGACAAACTGTTTAAAGATCCCGTCATCGTTGACAATACCACCACCGTCGTTAAAGATTTCTTCAATCCGGCGGAAATCGCTGCCAACAATATGAATAAAGTGGTCTTCATCGAGTTCGGATACAAACTGATCCACACCGAGACCGGTGACGATGTTTACCACCAGTATATGGAGCAGGAGGATAAAAAGACCAAACAGAAATTCCAGCTCCCTCTTTACATCGAATACAACGGTAAGATCGAACCATTGCTCGGTTTGAAGAAAAACACACCGATAGGCAGGCCGATCGCCGTATCACAAGCTACCGGATCAGGATTTGTTGTCGATAAAAACGGATTTATCCTCACCAACCGCCACGTAGCCGCCAACTGGAATACTGCCTATCATTTTCCTCCGGACGCCCAAAAAGGAATCCTGTTACGCTTTGGTGCGAAAGGAGTTGAAATGGCGGGTCAGGTGGATGCACCGTCCGACTGGGTACCTGCTGAATCCAAATTGTTCGGTCAGAAACCCATCTCCGGCAAGATCCTGGAAGGTCAGGTCACCTATATGGATGTCACCTTCGCCAAAAACGACCTGCGCACCCCAGCCAAGATCGTGCGGGTAAGCAATACCCATGACGTAGCCATGATCAAAATCGACCTCCCCGGCGAACTGGAACCGGTCAAACTGCGGGAAAAAGACGATGACATCCAGGCCGGTCAAAAAGTTGTGGTCATGGGTTATCCAGCCATCTCACCCGAAGCCGTCGTGGTCAAGTCCAGTGAAGATGTGTTTAACCGCAGCTCCCAGGTCATCCAGGTTCCGGATCCTACCGTGACAGACTGCAGCATTGGTAAGGTCATCAAAGGCCAGACCCAACTATCCGGTCAGAATACAGAAGGTTACTACAGCTCATTCGGTGACGTCTATCAGCTGACGACCAGCGAGACCGGTTCAGGTAACAGCGGCGGCCCGGTATTCGATAAGGACGGTAATGTGATAGCCATCTTTTCTGCCGGTCGCTGGGACGGCTCTACAGCCATCACCTTTGCCGTACCCATCCGTTACGGGATTGAATTGATGAAAACCCAGCGGGTTATTCAGTAACTCCCCGCTACTTAACAGTACGAATCTGCAAATCTTAGATAACCTTACGATGAACGCACTCAAACATAAACTACGGGATCTGCTGATTATTGAAAGACTAGGATCCGGTGCAATGGGAGATGTTTACCAATGCATTGACCAGAGCACCGGAAAGCCGGTCGCAGTAAAATGGCTCCACCGTTCCGATATGAGTAAGCGTTTCATCGAAGAAGCACGAATCCTGGCCTCCATCCACCACCCTGGTATTGCACAGTTCATCAAATTCGAGCAACATGAAAAAGAGGCCTATCTGGTCATGGAATATGTGGAAGGTCTGACCTTGGAAAAACTAATTCAGCACCATGGAAAATTACCGGAATCGTTCGCTTTAAAAATCACCCTTCAAATAGCTACAGCATTAAAATACCTGCATGACCAACAAATTATTCACCGCGATCTGAAAGCGTCCAACCTCAAGATCACAAAATCCGGGCAGGTTAAACTGCTGGACTTTGGAATAGCCAAAGCGCAATTTTCTGAAAAACTGACAGCTGAAGGATTTGTCATCGGCTCAACGCCCTATCTGGCTCCTGAACAATTTAAGCAGGATTATTCCCATAAAATCGATCTGTGGGCCCTGGGCATTTTACTTTATCAAATGTTGA harbors:
- a CDS encoding carbohydrate-binding family 9-like protein, producing the protein MKSYEVPYTHHSLTITGMGVDQQWTQAPILQDFSAPWNEGSVPHTQFQALWDEVNFYFLFHAEDENIIAPGDPDDKRGVLPSDRVEIFFKANGGMDPYYCLEMDPRGRVLDYIARYYRKVDFDWEWPEQDLEVKASHTDDHYTVEGRISLQALREMGILRGDEMEAGLFRGDYYPVEGHDNQVNWISWIKPESVKPDFHIPSAFGKMLLVR
- a CDS encoding trypsin-like peptidase domain-containing protein encodes the protein MKAQNKIIIKHLSGSKVNQIEEFNFDQTDQLSIGRESSNAIQFNPESDAMVSRKHALITWTDFEHYQIEDLNSTNGTYVNDEKISGPKELHAGDTIRMGSNGPSFEFDLNPRPASHLAATRMVSIGGGKATEELIPVELQASATPPVKDSIGKQTFERAIKVERSRSSRTLVASILGLVIIIAAGGFAFKDKLFKDPVIVDNTTTVVKDFFNPAEIAANNMNKVVFIEFGYKLIHTETGDDVYHQYMEQEDKKTKQKFQLPLYIEYNGKIEPLLGLKKNTPIGRPIAVSQATGSGFVVDKNGFILTNRHVAANWNTAYHFPPDAQKGILLRFGAKGVEMAGQVDAPSDWVPAESKLFGQKPISGKILEGQVTYMDVTFAKNDLRTPAKIVRVSNTHDVAMIKIDLPGELEPVKLREKDDDIQAGQKVVVMGYPAISPEAVVVKSSEDVFNRSSQVIQVPDPTVTDCSIGKVIKGQTQLSGQNTEGYYSSFGDVYQLTTSETGSGNSGGPVFDKDGNVIAIFSAGRWDGSTAITFAVPIRYGIELMKTQRVIQ
- a CDS encoding serine/threonine protein kinase: MNALKHKLRDLLIIERLGSGAMGDVYQCIDQSTGKPVAVKWLHRSDMSKRFIEEARILASIHHPGIAQFIKFEQHEKEAYLVMEYVEGLTLEKLIQHHGKLPESFALKITLQIATALKYLHDQQIIHRDLKASNLKITKSGQVKLLDFGIAKAQFSEKLTAEGFVIGSTPYLAPEQFKQDYSHKIDLWALGILLYQMLTGHLPFSAATEFELRAKIQKGDYLPLEIFSPGLNKSTKKIIRKLLAVRPENRWSANELLQQMEGKSAGAFWNKWIEKLKTNR